In the genome of Deltaproteobacteria bacterium, the window AATATCTGCCCAAAGTGACTAACGTGTTTCTCGTTTTTAGAGCGAAAAAAAGCGCGGAGGGTCAACCCTCCGCGCTTTTTAGCCGAAATTACGAAACTCTGCTACTGGCGGATGGCGGCCACGCGACGCTGCAAGTAACCATTGCGCACGGCGCTGTAGAGATCGACGGTGGATTCGGCGACACGCTCAAAGCGATCGAGATTGAGCGAACGATTGTTGA includes:
- a CDS encoding VacJ family lipoprotein codes for the protein PFLPPLNVRDGIGLLLDRAMFPPSYFMPFWGNIVYRLDEGINNRSLNLDRFERVAESTVDLYSAVRNGYLQRRVAAIRQ